The following are encoded together in the Raineyella sp. LH-20 genome:
- the benA gene encoding benzoate 1,2-dioxygenase large subunit: MAHPSIDALSIDLDSLMVEKPDEGKWQLNRSVFTDEQLFELEMKYIFEGNWIYLAHESQIPNVGDYFTTYIGRQPVVITRGKDGRLHCMINSCAHRGAMLCRKKTDNRTTLTCPFHGWTFRNDGTLLKVKDPDGAGYPEQFDTNGSHDLTHVARFDSYRGFLFGSLNADVADLADHLGDTTKVIDLLVDQSPEGLEVLRGASTYTYDGNWKVQAENGADGYHVTATHWNYAATTGRRSTGESKNTTQTVDAGKWGKQGGGYWSYPNGHLCLWTYAANYQSRPLFPKLAELTEQFGQAKGEFMVTGSRNLCLYPNVFIMDQFSTQIRHFRPVAVDKTEVTIYCIAPKGEAAEARAQRIRQYEDFFNASGMATPDDLEEFRSCQKTFQASAAPWNDMSRGQTHQIAGSSDFARELGMDDLLSSGVKNEDEGLYPIQHEYWLSQMKRAQAAEKAAESALLSELA; this comes from the coding sequence ATGGCGCATCCCAGCATCGACGCGCTCAGCATCGATCTCGACTCGCTGATGGTCGAGAAGCCCGACGAGGGCAAGTGGCAGCTCAACCGCTCGGTCTTCACCGACGAGCAGCTGTTCGAGCTCGAGATGAAGTACATCTTCGAGGGCAACTGGATCTACCTCGCCCACGAGTCGCAGATCCCGAACGTCGGTGACTACTTCACCACCTACATCGGCCGCCAGCCGGTGGTGATCACCCGCGGCAAGGACGGCCGACTGCACTGCATGATCAACTCCTGCGCCCACCGCGGCGCCATGCTGTGCCGCAAGAAGACCGACAACCGGACCACCCTCACCTGTCCCTTCCACGGCTGGACGTTCCGCAACGACGGCACCCTGCTGAAGGTCAAGGATCCCGACGGCGCCGGCTACCCGGAGCAGTTCGACACGAACGGGTCGCACGACCTCACCCACGTCGCCCGCTTCGACAGCTACCGCGGCTTCCTCTTCGGGTCGCTGAACGCCGACGTCGCCGACCTGGCCGATCACCTCGGCGACACCACGAAGGTGATCGACCTGCTCGTCGACCAGTCCCCCGAGGGCCTCGAGGTGCTGCGTGGCGCCTCCACCTACACGTACGACGGCAATTGGAAGGTGCAGGCCGAGAACGGCGCCGACGGTTACCACGTCACCGCGACGCACTGGAACTACGCCGCCACCACCGGCCGGCGCAGCACCGGGGAGTCGAAGAACACCACCCAGACCGTCGACGCCGGCAAGTGGGGCAAGCAGGGCGGCGGCTACTGGTCCTACCCCAACGGCCACCTGTGCCTGTGGACGTACGCCGCGAACTACCAGTCGCGCCCGCTGTTCCCGAAGCTGGCGGAGCTGACCGAGCAGTTCGGCCAGGCCAAGGGCGAGTTCATGGTCACCGGCTCGCGCAACCTGTGCCTCTACCCGAACGTGTTCATCATGGACCAGTTCTCCACCCAGATCCGTCACTTCCGGCCGGTCGCGGTGGACAAGACCGAGGTCACCATCTACTGCATCGCCCCGAAGGGCGAGGCCGCCGAGGCCCGCGCGCAGCGGATCCGCCAGTACGAGGACTTCTTCAACGCCTCCGGCATGGCCACCCCGGACGACCTGGAGGAGTTCCGCTCCTGCCAGAAGACCTTCCAGGCCTCGGCCGCCCCGTGGAACGACATGTCCCGCGGCCAGACCCACCAGATCGCCGGCTCCAGCGACTTCGCCCGGGAGCTCGGCATGGACGACCTGCTCTCCTCCGGTGTGAAGAACGAGGACGAGGGCCTCTACCCCATCCAGCACGAGTACTGGCTGTCGCAGATGAAGCGGGCCCAGGCCGCCGAGAAGGCCGCCGAGTCCGCCCTGCTGTCCGAGCTGGCGTGA
- the benB gene encoding benzoate 1,2-dioxygenase small subunit, translating to MTTVQNAPAPAAADIYVDQHAVEQFLYREARHLDDRDFSRWLDCYAEDAEFWMPAWADDDELTRDPQTEISLMYYPSKAGLEDRVFRIRTERSSATSLPEPRTSHNIANVEILDRRGALVDVRFNWHTMYFRYQTVDPYYGTSFYTIDFSGETPLIRRKVAVLKNDYIHHVIDIYHV from the coding sequence ATGACGACCGTACAGAACGCCCCCGCACCCGCCGCCGCCGACATCTACGTCGACCAGCACGCCGTCGAACAGTTCCTCTACCGCGAGGCGCGCCACCTCGACGACCGCGACTTCAGCCGCTGGCTCGACTGCTACGCCGAGGACGCCGAGTTCTGGATGCCCGCCTGGGCCGACGACGACGAGCTCACCCGCGACCCGCAGACCGAGATCTCCCTGATGTACTACCCGAGCAAGGCGGGCCTGGAGGACCGGGTCTTCCGGATCCGCACCGAGCGCTCCTCGGCGACCTCGCTGCCGGAGCCGCGGACCTCGCACAACATCGCCAACGTGGAGATCCTCGACCGCCGTGGCGCCCTGGTGGACGTCCGCTTCAACTGGCACACGATGTACTTCCGCTACCAGACCGTCGACCCGTACTACGGGACCTCGTTCTACACCATCGACTTCTCCGGCGAGACCCCGCTGATCCGCCGCAAGGTCGCCGTGCTGAAGAACGACTACATCCACCACGTGATCGACATCTACCACGTCTGA
- a CDS encoding CPBP family intramembrane glutamic endopeptidase, translating into MAWRAAYGAEVALLLLVSLGRSAVYAVLTILDMSTRPGGVAAQTAQINPIVVADRPWLDAIYQVVDTLLPVVPALLAVYLLGLSHRRPWAAIGMDLRRRGWGRDLAAGLGLAALIGVPGLGLFLVARATGLAADVQATGLGTSAWAVLVLVARALMNGVVEEVIVVGYLFDRLPRLGWPPWLVLVASAVLRGSYHLYQGWGGFVGNIVMGLVFGQWYRRSGRVLPLVVAHTAIDVVAFVGYAVLAPRVGWL; encoded by the coding sequence ATGGCGTGGCGCGCGGCGTACGGGGCGGAGGTGGCGCTGCTGCTGCTCGTCTCGCTGGGCCGGTCGGCGGTGTACGCGGTGCTGACGATCCTCGACATGTCCACCCGGCCGGGCGGGGTGGCCGCCCAGACCGCTCAGATCAATCCGATCGTGGTGGCCGACCGGCCCTGGCTCGACGCGATCTATCAGGTCGTCGACACCCTGCTGCCGGTGGTGCCGGCGCTGCTCGCGGTGTACCTGCTCGGTCTCTCCCACCGCCGTCCGTGGGCGGCGATCGGGATGGACCTTCGTCGACGCGGCTGGGGACGCGACCTGGCGGCCGGGCTGGGGCTGGCGGCGCTGATCGGTGTCCCCGGGCTCGGGCTGTTCCTGGTCGCCCGGGCCACCGGACTGGCCGCCGACGTCCAGGCCACCGGGCTCGGCACCAGCGCCTGGGCGGTGCTGGTGCTGGTGGCCCGGGCGCTGATGAACGGTGTCGTCGAAGAGGTCATCGTCGTCGGCTACCTCTTCGACCGGCTGCCACGGCTGGGCTGGCCGCCGTGGCTGGTCCTGGTGGCCTCGGCCGTGCTGCGTGGCAGCTATCACCTCTACCAGGGGTGGGGCGGTTTCGTCGGCAACATCGTGATGGGGCTGGTATTCGGCCAGTGGTACCGGCGATCCGGCCGGGTGCTGCCGCTGGTGGTGGCGCACACCGCGATCGACGTGGTGGCCTTCGTCGGCTATGCCGTGCTGGCCCCGCGGGTCGGCTGGCTCTGA
- a CDS encoding helix-turn-helix transcriptional regulator, with translation MQPAESPLIGRERELRTLIASFAGALAGAPAVIVVAGTAHVGTTALVAEAVRRARRAVPGARELRLRGLVWERRLPGEFARRLCAAADGPAGVRSAEPAPAIGADPQAATAAILDRLRDCSAGGLLVVVEDAQHADPASLRAISSAVERLTDAPVAVVLEVTAEETADPELATVLRAHRADTVVVGGLGADAVRDLARSRGQLLSPDAARRLAAFTGGLPGLVVELLDEFPGLDREASYDALPAPRSVRQELAAVLGEATPDVRDLVTALAVSGPGTPAIEVAALAGLADMLPAIDEARARGLLQVRSHQDRLTLTFTNPMLAAAAYEALDLVTRRRLHLAAADRAGDEFDRAQHLFAAGQGPDAPLAERTAALAETYAADGRWRRAADSWVLASRGHPDRDLSRRYLVLALDAMTGSGDLHAAEALAAEVEAFPGNARRDVALGYLATLKARRGAAEQLLHRAMDEAGDDPEAEAVGAHRLSLHALGEVDGEALVTWGERCLAAADRLGRPGLPAAVEAHTLLGLGLGMAGRVADAEAAYRRTLEALATGAQRQRALMGHGWLELAWDRPQQAIQDFQAAIPQGFWQGSSRVALWASGWLARAHLEVGEWDSAMAVVERAQDLLDRTGMDLIAPLIHWTGAEICALRGQSAEADWHVSQALAVSSEYMITRLPTAMARTRVAQARSDADGSLHAMEPIATADRPASVDEPGFWPWHDMWASALSLTGRLDEADRFLRPHEERARQAGRHSAMARLAMGRGRLTSLRGDIEEARRSFEEALALVEASPYFYLRTRINFLYGQALRRAGKRREAGVVLRRALDGFSAVGATVYVERCHRELQAGGAGGTRSAGLDVESLTAQEQAVARLVARGLSNADVARELFISVKTVQFHLTRIYSKLGVRSRTELAAHRGELSDSTG, from the coding sequence ATGCAGCCGGCAGAGTCGCCACTGATCGGGCGGGAGCGGGAGCTCCGGACACTGATCGCGTCGTTCGCCGGGGCCCTCGCCGGGGCACCAGCGGTGATCGTGGTGGCGGGGACTGCCCACGTGGGCACCACCGCACTGGTCGCCGAGGCCGTCCGCCGAGCACGGCGGGCGGTCCCGGGCGCCCGGGAACTGCGACTGCGGGGACTGGTCTGGGAGCGTCGACTGCCCGGCGAGTTCGCCCGTCGGCTGTGCGCCGCGGCGGACGGCCCGGCCGGCGTACGCTCCGCCGAGCCGGCACCGGCGATCGGGGCGGATCCGCAGGCGGCGACCGCGGCGATCCTGGACCGACTCCGGGACTGCTCGGCGGGTGGCCTCCTCGTCGTGGTCGAGGACGCCCAGCACGCCGACCCGGCCTCCCTGCGAGCGATCTCCTCGGCCGTGGAACGGCTCACCGACGCGCCGGTCGCGGTGGTCCTGGAGGTCACCGCCGAGGAGACCGCCGACCCGGAGCTCGCCACGGTACTACGGGCCCACCGGGCCGACACCGTGGTCGTCGGCGGCCTCGGTGCGGACGCGGTGCGCGACCTGGCCCGCTCCCGCGGCCAGTTGCTCAGCCCCGACGCGGCACGCCGGCTGGCCGCCTTCACCGGCGGTCTGCCCGGGCTGGTCGTCGAGCTGCTCGACGAGTTCCCCGGCCTGGACCGGGAAGCGTCGTACGATGCACTGCCCGCGCCGCGCAGCGTCCGCCAGGAGCTCGCCGCCGTGCTGGGCGAGGCCACCCCGGACGTCCGCGACCTGGTCACCGCGCTGGCGGTCAGCGGACCCGGCACCCCGGCGATCGAGGTCGCCGCGCTGGCCGGTCTGGCCGACATGCTGCCGGCGATCGACGAGGCACGGGCACGTGGTCTGCTGCAGGTGCGCAGCCACCAGGACCGGCTGACCCTCACCTTCACCAATCCGATGCTGGCCGCCGCCGCGTACGAGGCGCTCGACCTGGTCACCCGGCGGCGCCTGCACCTGGCGGCCGCGGACCGGGCCGGGGACGAGTTCGACCGGGCCCAACACCTGTTCGCCGCCGGTCAGGGGCCGGATGCCCCGCTCGCCGAGCGGACCGCGGCGCTGGCCGAGACGTACGCCGCCGACGGGCGCTGGCGGCGGGCCGCCGACAGCTGGGTGCTCGCCTCCCGCGGCCACCCGGACCGCGACCTCAGCCGGCGCTATCTCGTGCTGGCTCTTGACGCGATGACCGGCTCGGGCGACCTGCACGCCGCCGAGGCGCTGGCCGCCGAGGTGGAAGCCTTCCCCGGCAACGCCCGACGGGACGTCGCGCTGGGCTATCTGGCTACTCTCAAGGCCCGCCGCGGCGCGGCCGAGCAACTGCTGCACCGGGCGATGGACGAGGCCGGCGACGACCCCGAGGCGGAAGCGGTCGGCGCGCACCGACTGTCGCTGCACGCGCTGGGCGAGGTCGACGGCGAGGCGCTGGTCACCTGGGGGGAACGCTGTCTGGCGGCGGCCGACCGGCTGGGCCGACCGGGCCTGCCCGCGGCGGTCGAGGCGCACACCCTGCTCGGCCTCGGGCTGGGGATGGCCGGCCGGGTGGCCGACGCGGAGGCCGCCTACCGCCGCACCCTCGAGGCACTGGCCACCGGGGCCCAGCGGCAGCGCGCCCTGATGGGCCACGGCTGGCTGGAACTGGCCTGGGACCGGCCCCAGCAGGCGATCCAGGACTTCCAGGCCGCCATCCCCCAGGGCTTCTGGCAGGGCTCGTCCCGAGTCGCCCTGTGGGCCTCGGGCTGGCTGGCCCGCGCCCACCTCGAGGTCGGCGAGTGGGACAGCGCGATGGCCGTCGTCGAGCGGGCGCAGGATCTGCTCGACCGCACCGGGATGGACCTGATCGCCCCGCTGATCCACTGGACAGGGGCGGAGATCTGTGCCCTCCGCGGCCAGTCGGCCGAGGCCGACTGGCACGTCTCGCAGGCGCTGGCGGTGAGCTCGGAGTACATGATCACCCGGCTGCCCACCGCGATGGCCCGCACCCGGGTGGCGCAGGCCCGCTCCGACGCGGACGGCAGTCTGCATGCGATGGAACCGATCGCCACGGCCGATCGGCCGGCGAGCGTCGACGAGCCCGGCTTCTGGCCGTGGCACGACATGTGGGCCAGCGCCCTGTCGCTCACCGGACGCCTCGACGAGGCCGACAGGTTCCTGCGCCCGCACGAGGAGCGGGCCCGGCAGGCCGGCCGGCACAGCGCGATGGCCCGGCTGGCGATGGGCCGCGGTCGACTGACCTCCCTGCGCGGCGACATCGAGGAGGCCCGACGGTCGTTCGAGGAGGCGCTGGCGCTGGTCGAGGCGTCGCCCTACTTCTACCTGCGGACCCGGATCAACTTCCTCTACGGCCAGGCACTACGTCGGGCCGGCAAGCGCCGGGAGGCGGGCGTGGTGCTGCGCCGGGCCCTGGACGGCTTCTCCGCCGTCGGTGCGACGGTCTACGTGGAACGCTGTCACCGGGAACTGCAGGCCGGCGGCGCCGGCGGGACCCGGTCGGCCGGGCTCGACGTCGAGTCGCTGACCGCCCAGGAACAGGCGGTGGCCCGGCTGGTGGCCCGTGGCCTGAGCAACGCCGACGTCGCCCGGGAGCTGTTCATCTCGGTGAAGACGGTGCAGTTCCACCTGACCCGGATCTACAGCAAGCTCGGCGTACGCTCCCGTACCGAGCTCGCCGCACACCGCGGCGAACTCTCCGATTCCACCGGGTGA
- a CDS encoding sugar phosphate isomerase/epimerase, with protein sequence MDSTQADATAIGGGLHHPVTLSTSSLFPESTASAFEVAARLGFDGVEVMVGIDQVAADVDALEKLRDYHGVPVTSIHAPTLVVTQLVWRGTGHWDKLRRCAEMALALDCDVVVVHPPFRWQGDYATGFVAGIAEIRRETGVRFCVENMYPWRTPAGEYAAYRPTWDPTDEPFEHLTLDLSHAATAQVRSLDLVRAWGDRLQHVHLTDGQGSFRDEHLAPGAGNQDADQVLHHILGHGYTGDLCLELNTRAADSRADRERILADALAWTRDRVAESGRLAPQPS encoded by the coding sequence CGCAGGCGGACGCGACGGCGATCGGCGGGGGGCTCCACCATCCGGTGACCCTGTCCACCTCGTCGCTGTTCCCCGAGTCGACCGCGAGTGCGTTCGAGGTGGCGGCCCGGCTCGGTTTCGACGGCGTCGAGGTGATGGTCGGCATCGACCAGGTCGCCGCGGATGTCGATGCGCTGGAGAAACTGCGGGACTACCACGGGGTGCCGGTCACCTCGATCCATGCCCCGACCCTCGTCGTCACCCAGTTGGTCTGGCGCGGCACCGGGCACTGGGACAAGCTGCGCCGTTGCGCCGAGATGGCATTGGCGCTGGACTGCGACGTCGTCGTGGTGCATCCGCCGTTCCGCTGGCAGGGCGACTACGCCACCGGGTTCGTGGCCGGCATCGCCGAGATCCGCCGGGAAACCGGCGTACGGTTCTGCGTCGAGAACATGTACCCGTGGCGTACGCCGGCCGGCGAGTACGCCGCGTACCGGCCGACCTGGGACCCGACCGACGAACCCTTCGAACACCTCACCCTCGACCTGTCCCACGCCGCGACCGCGCAGGTGCGCTCGCTCGACCTGGTCCGGGCCTGGGGCGACCGGCTGCAGCACGTCCACCTGACCGACGGCCAGGGGTCGTTCCGCGACGAGCACCTCGCTCCGGGGGCGGGCAACCAGGACGCCGACCAGGTCCTGCACCATATCCTCGGCCACGGCTACACCGGAGACCTGTGCCTGGAACTCAACACCCGCGCCGCGGACAGCCGGGCGGACCGGGAGCGCATCCTCGCCGACGCACTCGCCTGGACCCGTGACCGGGTCGCCGAGTCGGGTCGGCTGGCCCCGCAGCCGTCGTGA
- a CDS encoding aspartate-semialdehyde dehydrogenase, with protein sequence MGSMRVGVFGATGQVGGVMRTLLAERGFPLDEVRFFASARSAGTKLPWGDGEVIVEDTETADFSGLDIAIFSAGKKTSLAFAPKVAAAGAVVIDNSSAWRMDPQVPLVVSEVNPDDTIDPPKGIIANPNCTTMAAMPIMKPLHDLADLRRLIVATYQATSGSGVAGVATLATQTAAVPDPRALALDGSAAGITPDMYGPYVKPIAFNALPFAGNLVDDGTGETDEEQKLRNESRKILHIPDLLVAGTCVRVPVFSGHSLAIHAEFTRDITPEQAVEALRDAPGVELMDVPTPLDAAGKDPSYVGRIRRDQSAPEGKGLTLFISNDNLRKGAALNAVQIAELIAARG encoded by the coding sequence CTGGGATCCATGCGAGTTGGAGTATTCGGGGCGACCGGGCAGGTCGGCGGCGTGATGCGTACGCTGCTGGCGGAGCGCGGGTTCCCCCTCGACGAGGTCCGTTTCTTCGCGTCGGCCCGGTCGGCCGGCACGAAGCTGCCGTGGGGCGACGGTGAGGTGATCGTGGAGGACACCGAGACCGCCGACTTCTCCGGTCTCGACATCGCGATCTTCTCCGCGGGCAAGAAGACCTCCCTCGCGTTCGCTCCGAAGGTCGCCGCCGCCGGTGCCGTCGTGATCGACAACTCCTCGGCCTGGCGGATGGATCCGCAGGTGCCGTTGGTCGTCTCCGAGGTCAACCCGGACGACACCATCGACCCGCCCAAGGGCATCATCGCCAACCCGAACTGCACCACGATGGCCGCGATGCCGATCATGAAGCCGCTGCACGACCTGGCCGACCTGCGCCGGTTGATCGTGGCCACCTACCAGGCCACCTCGGGCTCCGGCGTCGCCGGGGTCGCCACTCTCGCCACACAGACCGCCGCGGTGCCCGACCCGCGGGCGCTGGCACTCGACGGGTCCGCGGCCGGGATCACCCCCGACATGTACGGGCCGTACGTCAAGCCGATCGCCTTCAACGCGCTGCCGTTCGCCGGCAACCTGGTCGACGACGGCACGGGGGAGACCGACGAGGAGCAGAAACTGCGCAACGAGTCGCGCAAGATCCTGCACATCCCCGACCTGTTGGTCGCCGGCACCTGCGTGCGGGTGCCGGTCTTCAGCGGCCACTCGCTGGCGATCCACGCTGAGTTCACCCGCGACATCACCCCCGAACAGGCCGTCGAGGCGCTGCGGGACGCGCCCGGCGTCGAGTTGATGGACGTGCCGACCCCGCTCGATGCGGCCGGCAAGGATCCGTCGTACGTCGGCCGGATCCGCCGGGACCAGTCCGCGCCGGAGGGCAAGGGGCTGACCCTGTTCATCTCGAACGACAACCTGCGCAAGGGCGCCGCCCTGAACGCGGTGCAGATCGCCGAGCTGATCGCCGCCCGCGGCTGA
- the benC gene encoding benzoate 1,2-dioxygenase electron transfer component BenC, which translates to MSHQVALTFEDGVTRFVTAQPGQTVAEASYRARINIPVDCLDGACGTCKAFCESGSYDPGCYIEDALSAAEAAEGYCLPCQMTPRTDLVVRIAATSEVAKTVAGTFAATVVEICRHSDNVIGFTIEVDDRASLSYLPGQYVNIEVPGTDERRSYSFSTSPDEDRLTFLVKITPGGAMSTWLAERAAVGDRLTLHGPNGSFFLREGTTPLLLLAGGTGLAPILAMLRTAAKAGSTRPMHLIYGVNTDSEAVELGTLAALQEQLPHFTWDYTVTDPAAKARKKGYVTAHMDPQHLHDGNVSVYLCGPPPMVEAVRTHFQATGLEPEGFFYEKFSLASSSASRAHGVEALESVTREAVTPEAASREAVAAEAPVRVAPVQDTATQETAAQVKAEAEAREAGLGEAIVAPAAVTPQAPITLDPTTLDPSTMAPITLAPITVAPITMTLPAGTVALVTAVAGTEAYGIGGLALSGTGQSAPLGSGRAALPADPTAYGIGGLALSGSRDAAAEATVPSTTATTAGPAAAGPGNAYAIGGTLQRPAAYAARHDPVLAPVVLPAPPADTVAPDGYVIGEEHPSILTSDSLFDARTALELGVMELTIGRLSSGRITGFRMLADACRPFVDGDRFVDADAFTDANALFHEYPFTFTGNEHLLAAYQRLGVAGHMHEMLPHGEWCHPDVIGDHDRIIDAFEQGDRELARRLIIEHGEHGKETTRRAMIRGGLLDEPGFLSPGRFAGKVVLVTGAAQGIGERVARRIAAEGGRLVLADRAVILDEVTRGITRKGGTAVAVTADLETYAGAQAVVDAAVATYGRVDVAIHVVGGTIWRKPYEEYREEEIEKEIRRSLFPTLWSCRAVLPQLYAQGHGTIVNVSSTATMGLNRLPYAAAKGGVNTLTKSLAFEAAPHGVRVVATAPGGTDAPPRRVLRGGEPQNPQEEAWHQVTVDQTVESSLLKRYGTLEEQAAAICFLASDEASYITGSILPVAGGDFGG; encoded by the coding sequence ATGTCGCATCAGGTCGCATTGACCTTCGAGGACGGTGTCACCCGGTTCGTCACGGCCCAGCCGGGCCAGACGGTCGCCGAGGCGTCCTACCGGGCGCGGATCAACATCCCGGTGGACTGCCTGGACGGCGCCTGCGGCACCTGCAAGGCGTTCTGTGAATCGGGCTCGTACGATCCCGGCTGCTACATCGAGGACGCGCTGAGTGCGGCCGAGGCCGCCGAGGGCTATTGCCTGCCGTGCCAGATGACGCCGCGGACGGATCTGGTGGTGCGGATCGCCGCCACCTCCGAGGTGGCGAAAACCGTCGCCGGCACCTTCGCCGCCACCGTGGTGGAGATCTGTCGCCACAGCGACAACGTCATCGGCTTCACCATCGAGGTCGACGACCGGGCGTCGCTGTCGTACCTGCCCGGACAGTACGTCAACATCGAGGTGCCGGGCACCGACGAGCGTCGCTCGTACTCGTTCAGCACCTCGCCGGACGAGGACCGACTGACCTTCCTGGTGAAGATCACCCCCGGTGGGGCGATGTCCACCTGGCTGGCCGAGCGCGCCGCCGTCGGCGACCGGCTCACCCTGCACGGGCCCAACGGCTCGTTCTTCCTGCGAGAGGGCACCACCCCACTGCTGTTGCTGGCCGGTGGCACCGGTCTGGCGCCGATCCTCGCCATGCTGCGGACCGCGGCGAAGGCGGGCAGCACCCGTCCGATGCACCTCATCTACGGGGTCAACACCGACAGCGAAGCGGTCGAGCTCGGCACCCTCGCCGCTCTGCAGGAGCAGTTGCCGCACTTCACCTGGGACTACACCGTCACCGACCCGGCGGCGAAAGCCCGAAAGAAGGGCTACGTCACCGCCCACATGGACCCACAGCACCTCCACGACGGCAACGTGTCGGTCTACCTCTGCGGCCCGCCGCCGATGGTGGAGGCCGTCCGGACGCACTTCCAGGCGACCGGCCTGGAGCCCGAGGGCTTCTTCTACGAGAAGTTCTCACTGGCCAGTTCCTCGGCCTCCCGTGCCCACGGGGTCGAGGCGCTGGAGTCGGTGACCCGAGAGGCCGTGACCCCAGAGGCCGCGTCCCGGGAGGCCGTGGCTGCCGAGGCCCCGGTCCGAGTGGCCCCGGTGCAGGACACGGCGACCCAGGAGACGGCGGCCCAGGTGAAGGCGGAGGCCGAGGCCCGTGAGGCCGGGCTCGGCGAGGCGATCGTCGCACCGGCTGCCGTCACTCCGCAGGCGCCGATCACGCTGGACCCGACCACGCTGGACCCGAGCACAATGGCCCCGATTACGCTGGCCCCGATCACAGTGGCCCCGATCACGATGACACTGCCTGCGGGCACCGTGGCCCTGGTCACGGCCGTCGCAGGCACCGAGGCGTACGGCATCGGTGGGCTGGCCCTGTCCGGCACCGGGCAGAGCGCACCGCTCGGCTCCGGCCGGGCCGCGCTCCCGGCCGACCCGACGGCGTACGGCATCGGTGGGCTGGCCCTGTCCGGTTCCCGGGACGCCGCGGCCGAGGCCACCGTGCCGAGCACCACCGCCACGACCGCTGGTCCCGCGGCCGCCGGTCCCGGGAACGCGTACGCCATCGGCGGCACCCTGCAGCGACCGGCGGCATACGCCGCCCGGCATGACCCGGTGCTGGCCCCCGTCGTGCTGCCCGCCCCGCCGGCGGACACCGTGGCGCCGGACGGCTACGTGATCGGTGAGGAGCACCCGTCGATCCTGACGTCGGACTCGTTGTTCGACGCGCGCACCGCGCTGGAGCTGGGGGTGATGGAGCTGACGATCGGCCGGCTGAGCAGCGGGCGGATCACCGGCTTCCGGATGCTGGCCGACGCCTGCCGTCCATTCGTCGACGGCGACCGGTTCGTCGACGCGGATGCGTTCACCGACGCCAACGCGTTGTTCCACGAGTACCCGTTCACCTTCACCGGCAACGAGCACCTGCTCGCGGCCTACCAGCGGCTCGGCGTCGCCGGGCACATGCACGAGATGCTGCCGCACGGCGAGTGGTGCCACCCGGACGTGATCGGCGATCACGACCGGATCATCGATGCCTTCGAGCAGGGCGACCGTGAGCTGGCCCGCCGGCTGATCATCGAGCACGGCGAACACGGCAAGGAGACCACCCGCCGGGCGATGATCCGCGGTGGCCTGCTGGACGAGCCGGGTTTCCTCAGCCCCGGTCGGTTCGCCGGCAAGGTCGTCCTGGTCACCGGCGCCGCCCAGGGCATCGGTGAGCGGGTGGCCCGCCGGATCGCCGCCGAGGGCGGCCGGCTGGTGCTCGCCGACCGCGCCGTCATCCTCGACGAGGTGACCCGGGGGATCACCCGCAAGGGCGGCACCGCGGTCGCGGTGACCGCCGACCTCGAGACGTACGCCGGGGCGCAGGCGGTGGTCGACGCCGCGGTCGCCACGTACGGCCGGGTCGACGTCGCCATCCACGTGGTGGGCGGCACCATCTGGCGCAAGCCGTACGAGGAGTACCGGGAGGAGGAGATCGAGAAGGAGATCCGCCGTTCGCTCTTCCCCACCCTGTGGTCCTGCCGGGCGGTGCTGCCGCAGCTGTACGCGCAGGGTCACGGCACGATCGTCAACGTCTCCTCGACCGCGACGATGGGGCTCAACCGGCTGCCGTACGCCGCGGCGAAGGGTGGGGTGAACACTCTGACGAAATCGCTGGCGTTCGAGGCCGCACCGCACGGGGTCCGGGTGGTCGCCACCGCACCGGGCGGCACCGACGCCCCGCCGCGCCGCGTCCTGCGGGGCGGGGAGCCGCAGAACCCGCAGGAGGAGGCCTGGCACCAGGTCACCGTCGACCAGACGGTGGAGTCCTCGCTGCTGAAACGCTACGGCACCCTGGAGGAACAGGCGGCGGCGATCTGCTTCCTTGCCTCCGACGAAGCCTCCTACATCACCGGCTCGATCCTGCCGGTGGCGGGCGGAGACTTCGGCGGGTGA